Proteins encoded in a region of the Lycorma delicatula isolate Av1 chromosome 6, ASM4794821v1, whole genome shotgun sequence genome:
- the LOC142326272 gene encoding kelch-like protein 23 isoform X2 — protein sequence MAVCKTRTVFELKLHSCYLLNNILKFREPAYLCDVNLVVNGKRLCCQKMKLVAESPYFKAMFDSHMKESRQEEITINGIDFYALEAVINYFDTSKIIFTEENICDIIQVVDLLQITSIRPLCDKFLSESLKSTNCISIYNLSSQYNFSDISTKAFQYMLENFCKIYEEDDFLQATFDVVFKILSSEYLNVDSENQLCYAIRYWVNYDIKSRKKHLPDLFQILDLEKISSWLPLDDVDGCLIDLGLINMELCFAIGGLTVDNNNDLIPLRSIEVLHKNKGWRLDKPNSFDYYEAVSTMAHCCFFPAIATSDKLIYIIGGNDGTGPVDHVECYKRNKWEILPSLPHGLEGAAAACVNKRIYVTGGFNQNIGITNKVWFYEEGFTKWREASPMLHKRCNHCLIAVNGILYAIGGSGENGDALNNVECFYTGQDFWIEAACLLTPRSHFACVLFENSIFATCGKNVEPLCTIERYDIFLNNWQLMDNYKFSGSRYAHSAAIYQNHILLIGGRNSKREAIDTVHKLNLLANTNIWHEASNLIQPRMGLVSTTIKLY from the exons ATGGCCGTCTGTAAAACCAGAACAGTTTTTGAACTAAAACTTCATTCCTGTTAtctgttaaacaatattttaaaattcagggAACCTGCTTACCTCTGTGATGTTAATTTAGTAGTCAATGGTAAAAGGTTGTGTTGTCAAAAAATGAAACTAGTGGCAGAATCTCCCTATTTTAA AGCTATGTTTGATTCTCACATGAAAGAGTCAAGGCAggaagaaataacaattaatggaATTGATTTTTATGCTTTGGAAGCtgtcattaattattttgatacatccaaaattatt tttacagaagaaaatatttgtgatattattcaagttgttgatttattacaaattacaagCATTCGTCCGCTATGTGATAAATTCCTAAGTGAAAGTTTGAAGTCAACTAACTGCATAAGTATTTATAATCTTTCTTCACAGTATAATTTCAGTGATATTTCAACTAAAGCATTTCAGTATATGTtagaaaatttctgtaaaatttatgaaGAAGATGATTTTTTGCAAGCAACGTTTGATGTTGTCTTTAAAATACTTAGTTCTGAGTATCTTAATGTTGATTCTGAAAATCAGTTATGTtat GCTATTCGATACTGGGTTAATTATGAcattaaatcaagaaaaaagcatttacCAGATTTATTCCAAATTCTTGACTTAGAAAAGATTTCCAGTTGGTTACCCTTAGATGATGTAGATGGCTGCTTAATAGATCTTGGTCTTATTAACATGGAG ttgtgctTTGCAATAGGAGGTTTAACagttgataataataatgaccTGATTCCATTACGCAGTATAGAagtacttcataaaaataaaggttGGAGACTGGATAAACCTAATTCTTTTGATTATTATGAGGCAGTTTCAACAATGGCTCATTGTTGTTTCTTTCCTGCTATTGCAAcatcagataaattaatttatataattg gaGGAAATGATGGAACTGGTCCTGTTGATCATGTAGaatgttacaaaagaaataaGTGGGAAATACTTCCATCATTACCACATGGTTTAGAAGGTGCAGCTGCTGCTtgtgtaaataaaagaatatacgtAACTGGtggatttaatcaaaatattgggATTACCAATAAAGTGTgg TTTTATGAAGAGGGCTTTACAAAGTGGCGGGAAGCAAGTCCAATGTTACATAAAAGATGCAATCATTGTTTAATTGCTGTAAATGGAATTCTTTATGCAATAGGAGGTTCAg gaGAAAATGGAGATGCATTAAATAATGTTGAGTGTTTTTATACTGGCCAAGATTTCTGGATTGAAGCTGCCTGTCTTTTAACCCCTCGTTCTCACTTTGCGTGCGTATTGTTTGAAAATAGCATTTTTGCTACTTGTGGAAAAAATGTAGAACCTCTATGCACTATTGAAAG gtatgatatatttttaaataattggcaaCTTATGGATAACTATAAATTCTCTGGTAGCAGATATGCACACAGTGCTGCTAtttatcaaaatcatattttattaattggagGTAGAAATTCTAAACGTGAAGCAATAGATACTGTTCATAAATTAAATCTGTTGGCTAATACTAATATATGGCATGAAGCAAGTAATCTAATACAACCGAGAATGGGCCTTGTATCAACAACTATTAAGCtctattga
- the LOC142326272 gene encoding kelch-like protein 23 isoform X3 has protein sequence MAVCKTRTVFELKLHSCYLLNNILKFREPAYLCDVNLVVNGKRLCCQKMKLVAESPYFKAMFDSHMKESRQEEITINGIDFYALEAVINYFDTSKIIFTEENICDIIQVVDLLQITSIRPLCDKFLSESLKSTNCISIYNLSSQYNFSDISTKAFQYMLENFCKIYEEDDFLQATFDVVFKILSSEYLNVDSENQLCYLCFAIGGLTVDNNNDLIPLRSIEVLHKNKGWRLDKPNSFDYYEAVSTMAHCCFFPAIATSDKLIYIIGGNDGTGPVDHVECYKRNKWEILPSLPHGLEGAAAACVNKRIYVTGGFNQNIGITNKVWFYEEGFTKWREASPMLHKRCNHCLIAVNGILYAIGGSGENGDALNNVECFYTGQDFWIEAACLLTPRSHFACVLFENSIFATCGKNVEPLCTIERYDIFLNNWQLMDNYKFSGSRYAHSAAIYQNHILLIGGRNSKREAIDTVHKLNLLANTNIWHEASNLIQPRMGLVSTTIKLY, from the exons ATGGCCGTCTGTAAAACCAGAACAGTTTTTGAACTAAAACTTCATTCCTGTTAtctgttaaacaatattttaaaattcagggAACCTGCTTACCTCTGTGATGTTAATTTAGTAGTCAATGGTAAAAGGTTGTGTTGTCAAAAAATGAAACTAGTGGCAGAATCTCCCTATTTTAA AGCTATGTTTGATTCTCACATGAAAGAGTCAAGGCAggaagaaataacaattaatggaATTGATTTTTATGCTTTGGAAGCtgtcattaattattttgatacatccaaaattatt tttacagaagaaaatatttgtgatattattcaagttgttgatttattacaaattacaagCATTCGTCCGCTATGTGATAAATTCCTAAGTGAAAGTTTGAAGTCAACTAACTGCATAAGTATTTATAATCTTTCTTCACAGTATAATTTCAGTGATATTTCAACTAAAGCATTTCAGTATATGTtagaaaatttctgtaaaatttatgaaGAAGATGATTTTTTGCAAGCAACGTTTGATGTTGTCTTTAAAATACTTAGTTCTGAGTATCTTAATGTTGATTCTGAAAATCAGTTATGTtat ttgtgctTTGCAATAGGAGGTTTAACagttgataataataatgaccTGATTCCATTACGCAGTATAGAagtacttcataaaaataaaggttGGAGACTGGATAAACCTAATTCTTTTGATTATTATGAGGCAGTTTCAACAATGGCTCATTGTTGTTTCTTTCCTGCTATTGCAAcatcagataaattaatttatataattg gaGGAAATGATGGAACTGGTCCTGTTGATCATGTAGaatgttacaaaagaaataaGTGGGAAATACTTCCATCATTACCACATGGTTTAGAAGGTGCAGCTGCTGCTtgtgtaaataaaagaatatacgtAACTGGtggatttaatcaaaatattgggATTACCAATAAAGTGTgg TTTTATGAAGAGGGCTTTACAAAGTGGCGGGAAGCAAGTCCAATGTTACATAAAAGATGCAATCATTGTTTAATTGCTGTAAATGGAATTCTTTATGCAATAGGAGGTTCAg gaGAAAATGGAGATGCATTAAATAATGTTGAGTGTTTTTATACTGGCCAAGATTTCTGGATTGAAGCTGCCTGTCTTTTAACCCCTCGTTCTCACTTTGCGTGCGTATTGTTTGAAAATAGCATTTTTGCTACTTGTGGAAAAAATGTAGAACCTCTATGCACTATTGAAAG gtatgatatatttttaaataattggcaaCTTATGGATAACTATAAATTCTCTGGTAGCAGATATGCACACAGTGCTGCTAtttatcaaaatcatattttattaattggagGTAGAAATTCTAAACGTGAAGCAATAGATACTGTTCATAAATTAAATCTGTTGGCTAATACTAATATATGGCATGAAGCAAGTAATCTAATACAACCGAGAATGGGCCTTGTATCAACAACTATTAAGCtctattga
- the LOC142326272 gene encoding kelch-like protein 23 isoform X1 — protein MAVCKTRTVFELKLHSCYLLNNILKFREPAYLCDVNLVVNGKRLCCQKMKLVAESPYFKAMFDSHMKESRQEEITINGIDFYALEAVINYFDTSKIIFTEENICDIIQVVDLLQITSIRPLCDKFLSESLKSTNCISIYNLSSQYNFSDISTKAFQYMLENFCKIYEEDDFLQATFDVVFKILSSEYLNVDSENQLCYAIRYWVNYDIKSRKKHLPDLFQILDLEKISSWLPLDDVDGCLIDLGLINMEVSRWLTLKYTDTTVKTSKKNSALELCFAIGGLTVDNNNDLIPLRSIEVLHKNKGWRLDKPNSFDYYEAVSTMAHCCFFPAIATSDKLIYIIGGNDGTGPVDHVECYKRNKWEILPSLPHGLEGAAAACVNKRIYVTGGFNQNIGITNKVWFYEEGFTKWREASPMLHKRCNHCLIAVNGILYAIGGSGENGDALNNVECFYTGQDFWIEAACLLTPRSHFACVLFENSIFATCGKNVEPLCTIERYDIFLNNWQLMDNYKFSGSRYAHSAAIYQNHILLIGGRNSKREAIDTVHKLNLLANTNIWHEASNLIQPRMGLVSTTIKLY, from the exons ATGGCCGTCTGTAAAACCAGAACAGTTTTTGAACTAAAACTTCATTCCTGTTAtctgttaaacaatattttaaaattcagggAACCTGCTTACCTCTGTGATGTTAATTTAGTAGTCAATGGTAAAAGGTTGTGTTGTCAAAAAATGAAACTAGTGGCAGAATCTCCCTATTTTAA AGCTATGTTTGATTCTCACATGAAAGAGTCAAGGCAggaagaaataacaattaatggaATTGATTTTTATGCTTTGGAAGCtgtcattaattattttgatacatccaaaattatt tttacagaagaaaatatttgtgatattattcaagttgttgatttattacaaattacaagCATTCGTCCGCTATGTGATAAATTCCTAAGTGAAAGTTTGAAGTCAACTAACTGCATAAGTATTTATAATCTTTCTTCACAGTATAATTTCAGTGATATTTCAACTAAAGCATTTCAGTATATGTtagaaaatttctgtaaaatttatgaaGAAGATGATTTTTTGCAAGCAACGTTTGATGTTGTCTTTAAAATACTTAGTTCTGAGTATCTTAATGTTGATTCTGAAAATCAGTTATGTtat GCTATTCGATACTGGGTTAATTATGAcattaaatcaagaaaaaagcatttacCAGATTTATTCCAAATTCTTGACTTAGAAAAGATTTCCAGTTGGTTACCCTTAGATGATGTAGATGGCTGCTTAATAGATCTTGGTCTTATTAACATGGAGGTATCAAGGtggttaactttaaaatatactgATACTACTGTTAAAACTTCTAAGAAGAATTCTGCtttagag ttgtgctTTGCAATAGGAGGTTTAACagttgataataataatgaccTGATTCCATTACGCAGTATAGAagtacttcataaaaataaaggttGGAGACTGGATAAACCTAATTCTTTTGATTATTATGAGGCAGTTTCAACAATGGCTCATTGTTGTTTCTTTCCTGCTATTGCAAcatcagataaattaatttatataattg gaGGAAATGATGGAACTGGTCCTGTTGATCATGTAGaatgttacaaaagaaataaGTGGGAAATACTTCCATCATTACCACATGGTTTAGAAGGTGCAGCTGCTGCTtgtgtaaataaaagaatatacgtAACTGGtggatttaatcaaaatattgggATTACCAATAAAGTGTgg TTTTATGAAGAGGGCTTTACAAAGTGGCGGGAAGCAAGTCCAATGTTACATAAAAGATGCAATCATTGTTTAATTGCTGTAAATGGAATTCTTTATGCAATAGGAGGTTCAg gaGAAAATGGAGATGCATTAAATAATGTTGAGTGTTTTTATACTGGCCAAGATTTCTGGATTGAAGCTGCCTGTCTTTTAACCCCTCGTTCTCACTTTGCGTGCGTATTGTTTGAAAATAGCATTTTTGCTACTTGTGGAAAAAATGTAGAACCTCTATGCACTATTGAAAG gtatgatatatttttaaataattggcaaCTTATGGATAACTATAAATTCTCTGGTAGCAGATATGCACACAGTGCTGCTAtttatcaaaatcatattttattaattggagGTAGAAATTCTAAACGTGAAGCAATAGATACTGTTCATAAATTAAATCTGTTGGCTAATACTAATATATGGCATGAAGCAAGTAATCTAATACAACCGAGAATGGGCCTTGTATCAACAACTATTAAGCtctattga
- the LOC142326272 gene encoding kelch-like protein 23 isoform X4: MLENFCKIYEEDDFLQATFDVVFKILSSEYLNVDSENQLCYAIRYWVNYDIKSRKKHLPDLFQILDLEKISSWLPLDDVDGCLIDLGLINMEVSRWLTLKYTDTTVKTSKKNSALELCFAIGGLTVDNNNDLIPLRSIEVLHKNKGWRLDKPNSFDYYEAVSTMAHCCFFPAIATSDKLIYIIGGNDGTGPVDHVECYKRNKWEILPSLPHGLEGAAAACVNKRIYVTGGFNQNIGITNKVWFYEEGFTKWREASPMLHKRCNHCLIAVNGILYAIGGSGENGDALNNVECFYTGQDFWIEAACLLTPRSHFACVLFENSIFATCGKNVEPLCTIERYDIFLNNWQLMDNYKFSGSRYAHSAAIYQNHILLIGGRNSKREAIDTVHKLNLLANTNIWHEASNLIQPRMGLVSTTIKLY; this comes from the exons ATGTtagaaaatttctgtaaaatttatgaaGAAGATGATTTTTTGCAAGCAACGTTTGATGTTGTCTTTAAAATACTTAGTTCTGAGTATCTTAATGTTGATTCTGAAAATCAGTTATGTtat GCTATTCGATACTGGGTTAATTATGAcattaaatcaagaaaaaagcatttacCAGATTTATTCCAAATTCTTGACTTAGAAAAGATTTCCAGTTGGTTACCCTTAGATGATGTAGATGGCTGCTTAATAGATCTTGGTCTTATTAACATGGAGGTATCAAGGtggttaactttaaaatatactgATACTACTGTTAAAACTTCTAAGAAGAATTCTGCtttagag ttgtgctTTGCAATAGGAGGTTTAACagttgataataataatgaccTGATTCCATTACGCAGTATAGAagtacttcataaaaataaaggttGGAGACTGGATAAACCTAATTCTTTTGATTATTATGAGGCAGTTTCAACAATGGCTCATTGTTGTTTCTTTCCTGCTATTGCAAcatcagataaattaatttatataattg gaGGAAATGATGGAACTGGTCCTGTTGATCATGTAGaatgttacaaaagaaataaGTGGGAAATACTTCCATCATTACCACATGGTTTAGAAGGTGCAGCTGCTGCTtgtgtaaataaaagaatatacgtAACTGGtggatttaatcaaaatattgggATTACCAATAAAGTGTgg TTTTATGAAGAGGGCTTTACAAAGTGGCGGGAAGCAAGTCCAATGTTACATAAAAGATGCAATCATTGTTTAATTGCTGTAAATGGAATTCTTTATGCAATAGGAGGTTCAg gaGAAAATGGAGATGCATTAAATAATGTTGAGTGTTTTTATACTGGCCAAGATTTCTGGATTGAAGCTGCCTGTCTTTTAACCCCTCGTTCTCACTTTGCGTGCGTATTGTTTGAAAATAGCATTTTTGCTACTTGTGGAAAAAATGTAGAACCTCTATGCACTATTGAAAG gtatgatatatttttaaataattggcaaCTTATGGATAACTATAAATTCTCTGGTAGCAGATATGCACACAGTGCTGCTAtttatcaaaatcatattttattaattggagGTAGAAATTCTAAACGTGAAGCAATAGATACTGTTCATAAATTAAATCTGTTGGCTAATACTAATATATGGCATGAAGCAAGTAATCTAATACAACCGAGAATGGGCCTTGTATCAACAACTATTAAGCtctattga